A single genomic interval of Bacillus solimangrovi harbors:
- a CDS encoding nitroreductase family protein has translation MELFEAIRNRRSICKVAPDPIDREVIEQLLESATWAPNHHYTEPWKFFVLTGDGRRPLGKVLAEISMETMEDLKEVEVQSILKKKEEKAFRAPVIIAVAAIPSTDPKVEYIEEIGAVNAAIQNLLLAAHALGLGAIWRTGKPCYHPRMKELFGLADKDEMLGFIYLGYPVDVQKPGKRVSFQEKTVWVNVDTSYQ, from the coding sequence CAATAAGAAATAGACGAAGCATATGTAAGGTTGCACCTGATCCAATTGATAGAGAAGTTATTGAACAATTATTAGAATCAGCTACTTGGGCTCCAAATCATCATTATACAGAACCTTGGAAGTTTTTTGTATTAACAGGAGATGGTAGAAGACCTTTAGGAAAAGTATTAGCAGAGATTTCGATGGAAACGATGGAAGATCTCAAAGAAGTCGAAGTTCAATCTATATTAAAGAAAAAAGAAGAGAAAGCATTTCGAGCTCCTGTTATTATTGCAGTAGCGGCAATACCATCAACAGATCCGAAAGTTGAATATATTGAAGAGATCGGGGCGGTAAATGCAGCTATTCAAAACTTATTACTTGCGGCTCATGCTTTGGGTTTAGGTGCGATATGGAGGACGGGGAAGCCATGTTATCACCCAAGAATGAAAGAGCTATTCGGACTTGCAGACAAAGATGAAATGCTTGGATTTATTTATTTAGGGTACCCAGTTGACGTACAAAAACCTGGTAAGCGGGTAAGTTTTCAAGAGAAGACGGTGTGGGTAAATGTAGATACATCATATCAGTGA
- a CDS encoding haloacid dehalogenase type II: MTENIKAYVFDAYGTLFDVYSVFEEVEDIFPDKGEEISQLWRQKQIEYSFIRELIGRYRPFSQVTKEALQFACEQAGVSLNKEQEIRLMKKYNELTLYPEVKDVLHQLNPKQKAIFSNGSSDMLNPLIERYSLMNDLDSLITADLRKFYKPVPASYMTVIETLHVKRENVLFMSSNSWDIIGAKSFGFNTAWINRGGKVMDKLGIDPDFVYKDLTGILDHV, encoded by the coding sequence ATGACTGAAAATATTAAAGCTTATGTCTTTGATGCATATGGCACACTTTTTGATGTATATTCTGTATTTGAAGAGGTAGAAGATATTTTCCCCGACAAAGGTGAAGAAATAAGCCAATTATGGCGCCAAAAACAAATTGAATACTCGTTTATTCGAGAATTAATCGGACGATATCGCCCATTTTCTCAAGTGACGAAAGAAGCTCTTCAGTTTGCTTGTGAGCAAGCGGGTGTGTCACTGAATAAGGAACAAGAAATACGTTTAATGAAGAAATATAACGAATTAACTCTTTACCCAGAAGTAAAAGATGTACTTCACCAACTGAATCCGAAACAAAAAGCAATCTTCTCTAATGGTTCATCAGATATGCTTAATCCACTAATTGAAAGGTATAGCCTTATGAATGACTTAGATTCACTAATTACAGCTGATTTACGAAAATTCTACAAACCAGTTCCAGCATCGTATATGACAGTTATTGAAACACTTCATGTTAAAAGGGAAAATGTTTTATTTATGTCTTCAAATTCATGGGATATTATCGGAGCAAAGAGTTTTGGATTCAATACGGCATGGATTAACCGCGGTGGTAAAGTGATGGACAAGCTCGGAATTGACCCTGACTTTGTATATAAGGATCTAACAGGTATTTTAGACCATGTATAA